Proteins encoded in a region of the Zea mays cultivar B73 chromosome 2, Zm-B73-REFERENCE-NAM-5.0, whole genome shotgun sequence genome:
- the LOC100281432 gene encoding O-fucosyltransferase 6 — MGSRRRRHHHHGRWVVPSVAPAAAAFAAAGLLLLVVAFHCFLSLPLSDASGGSRVFRRPNPPFLLNKPADVRRNVIGAVDFAVPSGGSKLGEELWESKAAGNFFGCSNATKQFADAEAVTKSDRYLMIATSGGLNQQRTGIIDAVVAARILNATLVIPKLDEESFWKDASDFAEIFDVDSFISSLSNDVKIIRQVPDRNGKPPSPYKMRIPRKCTSKCYESRVLPALLKKHVVQLTKFDYRLSNKLETDLQKLRCRVNYHALRFTDPILQMGETLVQRMRGKSGRFIALHLRFEPDMLAFSGCYYGGGDIERRELGEIRKRWKTLHASNPDRERRHGKCPLTPEEVGLMLRALGFGKDVHLYVASGDVYGGEETLAPLKALFPNFHSKETLANKELAPFLPYSSRMAALDFIVCDRSDVFVTNNNGNMARMLAGRRRYFGHRRTIRPNTKKLYSLFLNRTSMSWDTFASKVQTFQKGFMGEPNEIKLGRGEFHEHPVDCICAKSKGKSVQSRHHLVKGAGEAVENHSIDGELDWKDLDYGEHTPLGRGDSSNETESDDVRIGGSDIPELEDMMSD; from the exons ATGGGGTCGAGGCGgcggagacaccaccaccacggCCGGTGGGTTGTGCCCTCCGtggcgccggcggcggcggctttcGCAGCGGCGGGGTTGCTCCTCCTCGTCGTCGCGTTCCATTGCTTCCTGTCGCTGCCGCTAAGCGACGCCAGTGGCGGCTCCCGTGTCTTCCGGCGCCCCAACCCGCCGTTCCTG TTGAACAAGCCAGCGGATGTGCGCAGAAATGTAATCGGTGCCGTGGATTTCGCTGTTCCA AGCGGTGGGAGCAAGCTCGGGGAGGAGCTCTGGGAGTCGAAGGCGGCGGGCAACTTCTTCGGCTGCAGCAACGCCACCAAACAGTTCGCCG ATGCCGAGGCTGTGACCAAGTCGGACCGTTACTTGATGATCGCGACGAGCGGCGGACTGAATCAGCAGCGAACAGGG ATCATAGATGCTGTTGTTGCAGCCCGCATACTGAATGCAACACTTGTCATTCCAAAGCTGGACGAAGAATCCTTCTGGAAAGATGCGAG TGACTTTGCGGAGATATTTGATGTCGATTCATTCATATCCTCGCTTTCGAATGATGTAAAGATCATACGCCAAGTACCTGACAGGAATGGCAAACCGCCTTCGCCGTATAAGATGCGTATTCCTAGAAAGTGTACTTCTAAATGCTACGAGAGCCGAGTGTTGCCTGCTCTTCTAAAGAAGCAT GTTGTTCAGTTAACCAAATTTGACTACCGATTGTCAAATAAGCTAGAGACTGATCTTCAAAAGCTTAGGTGTAGAGTCAATTATCATGCACTAAGGTTTACAGACCCAATCCTCCAAATGGGTGAAACGCTTGTCCAAAGAATGAGGGGGAAAAGTGGACGTTTCATTGCTCTTCACCTAAG ATTTGAGCCTGACATGCTTGCTTTCTCTGGTTGCTACTACGGCGGTGGAGACATTGAGAGAAGAGAACTTGGTGAGATTCGTAAGAGGTGGAAGACCCTGCAT GCAAGCAACCCTGACAGAGAACGACGGCACGGAAAGTGCCCTCTAACACCAGAGGAAGTAGGGCTCATGCTCAGGGCATTGGGATTTGGGAAGGACGTGCACCTTTATGTTGCATCAGGAGATGTATATGGAGGCGAGGAGACACTGGCACCTCTGAAGGCACTCTTCCCAAACTTTCACTCGAAGGAAACTCTAGCCAACAAGGAGTTAGCTCCTTTTTTACCATATTCATCTCGCATGGCTGCTCTCGATTTTATCGTATGTGATAGGAGCGATGTCTTCGTGACAAACAACAATGGCAACATGGCCAGAATGTTGGCTGGTCGAAG GAGATATTTTGGGCACAGGAGGACCATAAGGCCCAACACTAAGAAACTTTACTCATTATTTCTGAATCGGACCAGCATGAGTTGGGACACATTTGCATCTAAAGTCCAGACCTTTCAAAAGGGATTCATGGGGGAGCCCAATGAGATTAAACTAGGAAGAGGCGAATTCCATGAGCATCCTGTAGATTGCATTTGTGCAAAATCGAAGGGAAAAAGCGTACAGAGCAGGCATCACCTAGTTAAAGGCGCTGGAGAAGCTGTGGAGAACCATTCTATTGATGGGGAACTTGACTGGAAGGATTTGGACTACGGAGAGCATACACCCTTGGGCAGGGGGGATTCATCGAATGAAACCGAATCAGACGATGTCCGTATTGGTGGATCAGACATTCCTGAATTGGAGGATATGATGTCAGACTAG